In the Setaria italica strain Yugu1 chromosome VI, Setaria_italica_v2.0, whole genome shotgun sequence genome, one interval contains:
- the LOC101777094 gene encoding uncharacterized protein LOC101777094, with product MAQPAGAGAGAGGGRGRELRMSIEEVAKKLSLWHTATFRPILTHDELEPILALAGFVPAPPAPAPTNGQQEAECPPAGGGVAWREYAYLGCNADAVAAARRRRRADPGPRPRLPYPRVDGLHLKTYEAFLGAVEACLGADRVSNLFHVRLMPVTNPHDRAFDKVFRPMRNFTPEEDGLIVYREGTLDDLTFEMCSHHGAIGDLGHHVIPGISCSDLGYLRKVDGNCHLEGCCARYPATAAVAAAGCDFFTVHVKDLFPKY from the exons atggcgcagccggccggcgccggcgccggagccggggGCGGCAGGGGGCGGGAGCTGCGGATGTCCATCGAGGAGGTGGCCAAGAAGCTGTCGCTGTGGCACACGGCCACGTTCCGGCCCATCCTGACCCACGACGAGCTGGAGCCCATCCTTGCCTTGGCCGGCTTCGTGCcggcaccgccggcgccggcgcccaccaACGGGCAGCAGGAGGCGGAGTGcccccccgccggcggcggggtggcgtGGCGGGAGTACGCCTACCTCGGGTGCAATGccgacgcggtggcggcggcgcggcggcgccggcgcgcggaccccggcccgcgcccgcgcctgcCGTACCCGCGCGTCGACGGCCTGCACCTCAAGACCTACGAGGCCTTCCTCGGCGccgtcgaggcctgcctcggCGCCGACCGCGTCTCCAACCTCTTCCATGTCAG gcTGATGCCGGTGACCAACCCACATGACCGGGCGTTCGACAAGGTGTTCCGCCCTATGCGGAACTTCaccccggaggaggacgggcTCATCGTGTACCGTGAGGGCACCCTGGACGACCTCACCTTCGAGATGTGCAGCCACCACGGCGCCATCGGAGATCTCGGCCACCACGTCATCCCGGGCATCAGCTGCTCCGACCTCGGCTACCTCCGCAAGGTCGACGGCAACTGCCACCTGGAGGGCTGCTGTGCTAGATACCCCGCCacagccgccgtcgccgccgccggctgtgACTTCTTCACCGTCCATGTCAAGGATCTCTTCCCCAAGTATTAG
- the LOC101785573 gene encoding heavy metal-associated isoprenylated plant protein 44: MESTELKVEMVALHEKRVRKCLSKVKGIERVEVEASLQKVVVTGCVNRSKILKALRRVGLRAEPWSPHNELLSAYATTSLMFNNSYSFF, from the exons ATGGAG AGCACGGAGCTGAAAGTGGAGATGGTGGCGCTGCATGAGAAGCGGGTACGGAAATGCCTGTCCAAAGTGAAAG GCATCGagcgggtggaggtggaggcgagcCTCCAGAAGGTGGTGGTGACGGGGTGCGTGAACCGGAGCAAGATCCTCAAGGCGCTCCGGCGGGTGGGGCTCCGCGCCGAGCCGTGGTCGCCGCACAACGAGCTGCTCAGCGCCTACGCCACCACCAGCCTCATGTTCAACAACTCCTACAGCTTCTTCTGA
- the LOC101785975 gene encoding geranylgeranyl transferase type-2 subunit beta 1 yields the protein MAGKAELAADQHVRYIVTVEKKKDSFESLVMEHIRLNGAYWGLTTLDLLHKLHAVDAAEVVDWIMSCYHPESGGFGGNVGHDPHVLYTLSAVQVLCLFDRLDVLDVDKVADYVAGLQNEDGSFSGDIWGEVDTRFSYIALCTLSLLHRLHKIDVQKAVDFVVSCKNLDGGFGAMPGGESHAGQIFCCVGALAITGSLHHIDRDLLGWWLCERQCKDGGLNGRPEKLADVCYSWWVLSSLIMIDRVHWIDKEKLTKFILNCQDKENGGISDRPDNAVDIYHTYFGVAGLSLMEYPGVKPMDPAYALPLDVVNRIFLRK from the exons ATGGCGGGGAAGGCGGAGCTCGCCGCGGACCAGCACGTCCGCTACATCGTCACCGTGGAGAAG AAGAAGGATTCGTTTGAGTCGCTGGTGATGGAGCACATCCGCCTCAACGGCGCCTACTGGGGCCTCACCACGCTGGACCTCCTCCACAAGCTCcacgccgtcgacgccgccgaggTCGTCGACTGGATCATGTCCTGCTACCACCCCGAATCTG GTGGATTTGGAGGGAACGTCGGGCACGATCCGCATGTCCTCTACACGCTCAGCGCCGTGCAGGTCCTCTGCCTCTTCGATCGGCTCGATGTCCTTGATGTGGACAAGGTTGCTGACT ATGTCGCTGGACTGCAAAATGAGGATGGATCATTTTCTGGTGATATCTGGGGTGAAGTGGACACTAG GTTCTCGTATATTGCCCTATGTACCTTATCATTACTACACCGTCTGCATAAAATTGATGTGCAAAAGGCTGTAGATTTCGTTGTTAGCTGTAAGAACTTGGATGGTGGATTTGGAGCTATGCCAGGAGGGGAGTCTCATGCTGGGCAAA TATTTTGTTGTGTCGGAGCTCTTGCAATTACCGGATCTCTGCATCACATTGATAGAGATCTTCTTGGATGGTGGCTTTGTGAGCGCCAGTGTAAAGATGGCGGACTTAATGGGCGACCTGAGAAATTAGCTGAT gtttgttactcttggtggGTGTTATCAAGCTTGATAATGATTGATAGAGTGCATTGGATTGACAAGGAAAAGCTTACAAAATTCATACTAAACTGTCAG GACAAAGAGAATGGTGGCATTTCAGATAGACCAGACAATGCAGTAGATATCTATCACACATACTTTGGAGTTGCAG GGCTTTCATTGATGGAGTACCCTGGGGTGAAGCCTATGGATCCTGCCTATGCGTTGCCATTGGATGTTGTCAATCGGATTTTCTTGAGAAAATAG
- the LOC101785165 gene encoding aminoacylase-1 gives MGTKNLSRKHPASMATASATLLLSLALLASAAASSPSSDADAISRFQEYLRIDTAQPAPDYAAAVAFLRGQASEAGLEARTLELVAGKPLLLLRWPGRRSSLPSILLNSHTDVVPSEPHKWDHPPFSAALDEASGRIYARGSQDMKCVGMQYLEAIRRLRSAGFVPDRNIYIIFVPDEEIGGHEGVELFVSSKEFKEMNVGLVLDEGLASPGEEYRVFYAERSPWWLTIKAKGAPGHGAKLYDGSAMENLMKSVEVIRRFRTSQFDLVKSGEKAEGDVVSVNFAYLKAGTPTPTGFVMNLQPSEAEVGLDIRIPPSAHVEALERRLVEEWAPSSRNLTFEFKQKMSVLDNFGKPAITPADSTNPWWLLLEEAVKSAGGKLGKPEIFPASTDARYFRQIGLPAFGFSPMANTPILLHDHNEFLRKDEYLKGIGIYESIIRALATHKDGGKDNDRAEL, from the exons ATGGGAACCAAGAATCTTTCACGGAAACATCCCGCTTCCATGGCGACGGCATCCGCCACTCTGCTCCTTTCCCTCgccctcctcgcctccgccgccgcctcctcgccgtcgtcggacGCGGATGCGATCTCCCGGTTCCAGGAGTACCTCCGCATCGATACGGCGCAGCCGGCGCCGGACTACGCCGCGGCCGTGGCCTTCCTCCGGGGCCAGGCTTCCGAGGCCGGGCTCGAGGCGCGCACGCTGGAGCTCGTCGCCGGGAAGCCCCTGCTGCTACTGCGGTGGCCCGGGCGGCGGTCGTCGCTCCCCTCGATACTCCTCAACTCCCACACCGACGTCGTGCCGTCGGAGCCGCACAAGTGGGACCACCCGCCCTTCTCCGCCGCCCTCGACGAGGCATCCGGTCGCATCTACGCCCGAGGCTCCCAG GACATGAAGTGCGTAGGGATGCAGTACCTTGAAGCCATCCGACGTTTGCGTTCTGCAGGTTTTGTTCCGGATCGAAACATCTATATAATATTTGTTCCTGATGAGGAGATTGGTGGGCATGAGGGTGTTGAGCTGTTTGTTTCATCTAAGGAGTTCAAAGAAATGAATGTGGGGTTGGTCCTTGATGAGGGGCTTGCATCTCCTGGGGAAGAGTATCGTGTGTTCTATGCAGAGCGTAGCCCTTGGTGGCTTACTATAAAAGCAAAGGGTGCACCAGGGCATGGTGCAAAATTATATGATGGTAGTGCAATGGAGAATTTGATGAAGAGTGTGGAGGTTATTAGGAGATTCAGGACATCGCAGTTTGATTTAGTGAAGTCTGGAGAGAAGGCTGAAGGAGATGTCGTGTCGGTGAATTTTGCATACCTGAAGGCTGGCACACCTACACCGACG GGTTTCGTCATGAATCTCCAACCATCTGAAGCAGAGGTAGGTCTTGACATCCGAATCCCACCTAGTGCCCATGTGGAAGCACTGGAGAGGCGCCTTGTTGAAGAATGGGCACCATCTTCACGCAACTTGACCTTTGAG TTTAAACAGAAGATGTCTGTCCTGGACAACTTTGGTAAGCCAGCCATCACACCTGCTGACAGCACAAACCCCTGGTGGTTGTTGCTTGAAGAAGCTGTGAAGAGTGCTGGTGGCAAACTTGGTAAGCCAGAGATATTCCCAGCCTCTACTGATGCCCGCTACTTCCGACAGATTGGGTTACCAGCATTCGGTTTTTCACCTATGGCGAACACACCAATATTGCTTCATGACCATAATGAG TTTTTGCGCAAAGATGAGTACCTCAAAGGAATTGGGATATACGAGTCCATCATCAGGGCACTGGCCACCCACAAAGATGGCGGTAAAGACAATGACAGGGCAGAGCTATGA